A region of the Montipora foliosa isolate CH-2021 chromosome 8, ASM3666993v2, whole genome shotgun sequence genome:
actcaacaacccatgcaacggtgttcaacttacagcCGTGCAAACTTTGcgaggaggcgtgactgtcaatcaaattcgcgcatcctgattggcggataaCTTGCAAACAATTTTGTTAGGTGGACACgttaaggcgcgtcgcactgtaaaggGGTGCCTAAAACACCTGCCTGGTATGTTTGcgacgccatgctgatgaggcccagcaaggccgaaacagctgtccatggctgctaagtgaccgggtgaaatggttgtgcgcatgcgtgatgtgttggccacaccgggttgtaAACCGGCTTGGTGTTAGCGTGCGTCACCTTGCTTCTTTTGTTTAGCTCTTAGAGCGGACTACGATCACTTCACTCGGGGATACTTTTTTGAGCGAATTTACTCTGAGAACGCAGTAATTCATGATTTGAAGAAGAAACACTCCAATAGCGACGCAAAAGGTCTGATTTGGGTTCATGTTTATTACAGAGTAAAACGCGGGAATGGTGAAAACCGATCGATTGCTTAAATCAGATTTTTTAATGTTCTTACATACGCGGACCCagaattttttcagtttttttcacCCACGTTCGCGGTTTCAAATTTTCGGAAATTTTGGTCGGGACCAAAATACGGGATACTTTCTTCTGCGAATTCGGTCTGAGAAGGCAGTAATCCAAAGAAAGGAAGTAGTATGTGCGTTGGGACGTCTTTGTGAGCTTTTCTGATTACCTTTCGCGTGGAAATAAAACGACACCTCGGCTTATGCATGCCGTATATCCGAGTCATGAGCTTCGTGACAAGCACGTGGCTAATTTCCAGATCTGACTACGACGACACTCGAGGCATTTTTAAACGTAGCCTGCTATAGATATCCCTCGTAATAAACAGGAGATCAATGTTATCGGGGCTTTCGAGAAAGGGGCGTCTGCTCCTCAACCCCTCCTCGGATTAAGTTTCCCAATCTCTGCTCTAGTCACGTGAAAAGACCTGTCACTAACAACCACAAGTGGTCTTCCCGTTGCAGTCAGTACTATGGGTCTTTGATTGAAATACTGAACCAGTGAGAAGTTTTAGCTGTCATTTCCTTCCTATCTGTTTGTttgattatttgtttatttgagtTTCACAACAAAGGTTGTGAGGGTCACGCAACATTGATGGTGTTCCCATCAAGTACAACAACGGAAAGTCCaacaggagcacccaacgtcaattttcggaaaatatctgttcggaagacgatttgagatctagaattttcggaacattttttgtaaattttcttgcttgcctgcctgtcctaggatttttttctggctcaaattttggaaaaggtaagttttgatccctataattttccgGTAACTAGAccttcagctaggaaatcctaacagatgaaaaattttgatAAGTGGTTTtaaactatattctcgttgggtgctccCGAGTCTAAGTCCTACACTTCAAGAACAGTACCTGTGTCTTCTTTAACGTCCCTCGATATTTACAGCAAGGGTCGTGATCAGCCGGTGACCTACAGCGTTTCTACCCCGTTACTCCCGGCCCCGGTCCGGGGTTATCCGACAAGACTTGAAATTCTACGATGAACAAAGATGCAAAGACGCAACATCCTCTTTGAGTAAATGTCCTGCTCCAAGTACCAGGCAATAGCGTGAAAACATAGACACCAACCTGTGAAATCACTACATGCCCATGGAAATAACGCATAGAATACTGTAAAGCCTATATTGTGTACCGAAGATAATTCACATTCAAAGTGGTACCTAGCACACGGTATAAAAAAGGCAGGACTTTCTCCTCACATTACCGGTCAGTCATGATCCACCCCCTCCGCCTTTACACCACAACACGACTTcgaagatctacgacggcgaagGCGAGGAAAACGTCACATCAGAATATAATTTTGCTCAATCGTAAgtctttcgtgattattccatctcgctCGTGTCGTACAATgggggcgaagtatcctaaaaataaattgggtgctagcggtttcagagtaaaaatagagaacaAAAGGTTAACATTTTTATGATAACCGCATTGTCATGAAACtttaaatttggtgattttacgtcAAAAATATGTAGTAAAATGTGAGGCACActtgcagcacgattatttcttttcttttaactgaTGACATTATTGTTTGACACCATTGTTGTCTTGCCGTAACTGTCGTCTTTTCTCAAACTCAATTATAACCAGTCCAGGTGTGAGTAGAAGATCAATAAACACCTCAAAGTGTGGTAGCAATAATTAATCTCCTCCATGGTCACGAGTGCCTGTCTACTAGAAGTAACATTGTTTCCCGGCTAAATAAACACTCTTAACTAGTACAAAATATAATTAATAATGGCCCATGAGGAGAAGCCGAATGGGCTGGTGACCCGTGGGCCTTGAGGGCGAaggatctaattgttttagaatCACCTACGttgtcggacagaaaaggcaataataaagttagcaaatgcaagttgaagaaatattcatttgggaataaaacgaaagacgactattactaatagtcctctagtagcgtatatagccaattaaaatgcaggatttgcagtAGTCCACTAGTTGCAGTGGGTGATACTAATCAATATTAATTGACGTCCTCAATCCGTGTAAAAGTGTTCCAGTTGTTGTAtgtaaaacaaatgaaaaacaagCAATTTTCAGGGAACGTTGTTCTCAGTTGTTGCTTCACATAATGCAGGGAGCCTGTCGAAGCAAATGAAAAGGAATGGATATCAAATGCAACGCAGTTCTCACTATGGACAACTTATCGAGTGAGCATAGGGATCTTATCGGTTCCGGCAACCATTCCCAATCACGCAAGACTTTTGGAAGATATTGCGGGGCTTTTCTTTGCAGGATATTGAAGATAATAACAAACAGGAGGGCAAGTATGAAGGGAGCTGCAAGAACACCAACAAGAATCGGGCAACCAGCCAGTGACAAACCAAACACAGCTGCTGGTAGAAGGAAGAAGACTAACACCAAGTAACCCACAGCAAACCATCGATACTTAGCAGTCTTGTTGCCAAGGGTCTTTGCCAAACTGATGGGCACTCGTCGCAAGTACGGGATGGGATACCACAATAGGATGCCAGAGATGTTGAAGAACAGATGACAGAAGGCAATCTGAAGAGCTTTATCTAAGTTTGAACTAGATGCCAAGGCAGCCAGGATGCCAGTTGCAGTTGTTCCAATATTTGCACCCAAGGTCAATGGTAAGGCACACTCCAGGGACACGACTCCAACTCCAATGAGGGGTGTAAGTGCTGACGTGAAGATGGAACTGGACTGGACTAACATAGTCAAGCCTGCTCCAACCAGAATGGCCAGATAACCAGTAAGGTGTCTGAATGGTCCAGGGAAGTCTGCATTGATAATTTTCTTGATAATCTTTGCCATTTGGCCACGCAGCATCGAGCGCAAGATTTTGACGATGCCTATCAGGCATATGCACAAAAGAACTATGGATATCACCAGTAGTATAACACCAACTTCTGTGTCGCTTAATAAAGTGTTTGCAAAAAGGAATGAACATTTTTGTTCTCCGGGAACTATTACattctccttaaaaaaaaagtcCTTTATCGTTGCATTTGTAAACGAAATGTTCTTTTCGACAGTGTTCTTCGCTTTGCAATCCTTGATCAGTGACACGCCCCCAGAATCTGCTTCGCCAAGAGCAATTTTTGTGATCACTTTCTTGTCTATTTGAATTATGAGCTCGGTGAATGGTTCTGTCACAACCTTGAGCAGcttttggtttgttttcttGCTTTCAGTCAGATCAAGAACTTTGATAATCCGGCCAGTTAAACGCCTCAAGTACCCACTGCTAGCCTCCAATGGTAGAAAGAAAAGCACTGAAAGCCAGTTGAAACTAACATGGACAACTGCACCTGCAAAAGCACGACGGAACTCATTTCGCTCAACAGCTTGAGCCAAAGAAACAATGGTGCTGGTGACGGAGGTTCCAATGTTTGCACCCATCACAATGTAGACGGCTGGTTCAACTGGCAGGACTGAaattaaaatgttgaaaaaccATTAATGTTCCGCTTGAAATCTATCACGCTCACCTTTAAACAAACGTTTTCCCTTTT
Encoded here:
- the LOC138012936 gene encoding sodium-dependent phosphate transport protein 2B-like, translated to MADVSKSSSQPTEVELEDLSIGINNQAYLVEGSDEEVDEGATEREEPFDPWAFPEFNDAGPSWSEFDGRGKLKRIALIFCKIILLLGLLYLFICSLDFLSSAFRLLGGKTAGEMFSRDRILCNPVAGLMIGILATVLVQSSSTTTSIVVSMVAAEILPVEPAVYIVMGANIGTSVTSTIVSLAQAVERNEFRRAFAGAVVHVSFNWLSVLFFLPLEASSGYLRRLTGRIIKVLDLTESKKTNQKLLKVVTEPFTELIIQIDKKVITKIALGEADSGGVSLIKDCKAKNTVEKNISFTNATIKDFFFKENVIVPGEQKCSFLFANTLLSDTEVGVILLVISIVLLCICLIGIVKILRSMLRGQMAKIIKKIINADFPGPFRHLTGYLAILVGAGLTMLVQSSSIFTSALTPLIGVGVVSLECALPLTLGANIGTTATGILAALASSSNLDKALQIAFCHLFFNISGILLWYPIPYLRRVPISLAKTLGNKTAKYRWFAVGYLVLVFFLLPAAVFGLSLAGCPILVGVLAAPFILALLFVIIFNILQRKAPQYLPKVLRDWEWLPEPIRSLCSLDKLSIVRTALHLISIPFHLLRQAPCIM